A region from the Myxococcales bacterium genome encodes:
- a CDS encoding FAD-dependent oxidoreductase — translation MSRKRYLIIGDGAAGTAAAQRLRELDGQAYITILSDDPQPAYFRAALTNYLLGELREEQIFAVPPSFYAEHHVHRVLTRVLAVDAARAQVWLSQGGQPLAYDALLVASGARANAPSFEGAALPGVMTMRTLQDARVVVDLCRVGLSQAVVLGGGPLALEWAHGMATRSAKVTMVVRETRFLPGVLDAVASDLLLARLRQRGVDVRMGETIAAAVPGPSGRVGAVRLTSGVMVPAQLVAAAIGVACNTEFLQNSGVTLSPQRAVVTDDRLRAGAPGLFAAGDVAAPGGKVLQLWEPARVQGRVAARNMVGGGEEAYTPGAHYMATRLYDLDCAAVGESAGGAAGTEDVVDFPQRTGRISYRKLVFRGGRLVGALLFGEREERVRQRGRAFKTLIDQGADVRAIQKELLDPTFDLAGYLRQNRLIEKPPVSLAGANVAAGAKVKGTQFVAIMPDSRGAPPPPKKAATMAVAAMGAPPDLAGVILLAGATQFPLRGPSAVIGRDPSAAQVVLADGMVSATHAQVARHDGGVYVRDLGSSNGTWVNGAPVTVPLRLSGGDRVRVGGVELLVSIDGQSTRADAHAPTGGPADARPHLEVRSGNALGLAFALTAPVVRIGRDPSCAVRLDDPSVSPVHAELREQGGAFHLADAQSVYGTSCGGQRLMPGHWATLKEGDAITIGQVALVFTARPTRLRAWEEMSMVSPGAGGA, via the coding sequence ATGTCCCGCAAACGTTACCTCATCATCGGAGACGGCGCTGCCGGTACCGCCGCGGCGCAGCGGCTGCGTGAGCTCGACGGGCAGGCGTACATCACGATCCTCTCCGACGATCCGCAGCCGGCCTACTTCCGTGCGGCGCTCACCAACTACCTCCTCGGTGAGCTGCGCGAAGAGCAAATCTTCGCGGTGCCGCCTAGCTTCTACGCGGAGCACCACGTTCACCGGGTCCTGACCCGCGTCCTCGCCGTTGACGCAGCGCGCGCCCAGGTCTGGCTCAGCCAGGGCGGACAGCCGCTCGCCTACGACGCGCTCCTCGTGGCATCGGGCGCTCGCGCCAACGCGCCATCGTTCGAGGGCGCAGCGCTCCCGGGCGTGATGACCATGAGAACCTTGCAGGATGCACGGGTCGTCGTCGACCTTTGTCGCGTCGGGCTCTCGCAGGCCGTTGTCCTTGGCGGTGGCCCTTTGGCCCTCGAGTGGGCCCACGGCATGGCCACGCGGTCCGCGAAGGTCACCATGGTGGTCCGTGAGACTCGCTTTCTGCCCGGCGTCCTCGACGCCGTGGCGTCCGATCTCCTGCTCGCGCGGCTTCGGCAACGCGGCGTCGACGTCCGCATGGGAGAGACGATCGCGGCCGCCGTGCCGGGGCCGTCGGGGCGCGTCGGCGCCGTCCGCTTGACCTCCGGCGTGATGGTGCCGGCGCAGCTCGTGGCGGCCGCCATCGGCGTCGCGTGCAACACGGAGTTCTTGCAGAACTCAGGCGTGACGCTGTCGCCACAGCGTGCCGTCGTCACCGACGACCGGCTCCGCGCGGGGGCCCCGGGCCTTTTCGCCGCGGGCGATGTGGCCGCGCCCGGCGGAAAGGTCCTGCAACTCTGGGAGCCGGCGCGCGTGCAGGGGCGGGTAGCGGCGCGCAACATGGTCGGCGGCGGCGAGGAGGCGTACACGCCCGGGGCCCACTACATGGCGACGCGCCTCTACGATCTCGATTGCGCCGCCGTCGGTGAATCGGCTGGCGGCGCGGCGGGCACCGAAGACGTGGTCGACTTTCCGCAGCGGACTGGTCGTATCTCGTACCGCAAGCTCGTCTTCCGCGGCGGGCGCCTCGTCGGGGCGCTCCTCTTCGGCGAGCGCGAAGAGCGCGTGCGCCAGCGGGGGCGCGCCTTCAAGACGCTCATCGATCAGGGCGCCGACGTTCGAGCCATTCAGAAGGAATTGCTCGACCCGACCTTCGATCTCGCGGGGTACCTTCGCCAGAACCGGCTCATCGAGAAGCCGCCGGTTTCGCTGGCGGGGGCCAACGTGGCGGCCGGGGCGAAGGTCAAGGGAACACAGTTCGTGGCCATCATGCCCGACAGCCGTGGCGCTCCGCCGCCACCGAAGAAGGCGGCGACCATGGCGGTGGCGGCGATGGGCGCGCCACCCGATCTCGCCGGCGTGATTCTGTTGGCGGGCGCGACGCAGTTTCCGCTGCGAGGTCCGAGCGCCGTGATCGGCCGCGATCCGAGCGCCGCGCAGGTTGTCTTGGCCGATGGCATGGTGTCGGCGACGCACGCGCAGGTTGCGCGTCACGACGGCGGCGTGTACGTGCGCGACCTCGGCTCTTCCAACGGGACATGGGTCAACGGCGCGCCGGTGACGGTGCCGCTGCGCCTGTCGGGCGGCGACCGCGTGCGCGTCGGCGGCGTCGAGCTCCTCGTCAGCATCGACGGTCAATCCACGCGCGCCGACGCCCATGCGCCGACTGGCGGACCGGCCGATGCGCGGCCGCACCTCGAGGTCCGCTCGGGCAATGCGCTCGGCCTCGCCTTCGCGCTCACGGCGCCCGTCGTCCGCATCGGGCGCGATCCGTCGTGCGCCGTCCGCCTCGATGATCCATCGGTGTCGCCGGTTCACGCCGAGCTGCGGGAGCAAGGCGGCGCATTTCACCTCGCCGACGCGCAGAGCGTCTATGGCACAAGCTGCGGTGGCCAGCGGCTGATGCCAGGCCATTGGGCGACCTTGAAAGAGGGCGACGCGATCACCATCGGGCAGGTGGCGCTCGTCTTCACCGCGCGGCCCACGCGACTTCGCGCCTGGGAAGAGATGTCGATGGTGTCGCCTGGCGCAGGGGGGGCCTGA
- a CDS encoding thioredoxin translates to MVGVESEQRPGEYSCKSKASWGRSSLPSAGRAFTFLAVALLSLAGCTENRLKEPDGKSPEPRRPTLGATRTNDVTPRIRFVPAAAGDVVGVVNAERAKAMAGQRALLVYVGAGWCEPCQQFHRAAVRGDLDGDLPALTLLEFDADRDGERLRAAGYASTYIPLFALPGDGGRASGKFIEGGIKGDAAAKEIVPRLLKLLASG, encoded by the coding sequence ATGGTCGGCGTGGAGAGCGAGCAAAGGCCGGGCGAGTATAGCTGCAAGTCGAAGGCTTCCTGGGGCCGATCCAGCCTTCCTTCCGCCGGGCGAGCGTTCACCTTCCTAGCGGTCGCCCTCCTGTCGCTGGCGGGCTGCACCGAGAACCGACTGAAGGAGCCCGACGGCAAGAGCCCCGAACCGCGCCGCCCCACGCTGGGAGCGACGCGCACCAATGACGTGACGCCTCGAATCCGCTTTGTTCCTGCGGCCGCCGGCGACGTCGTCGGCGTCGTGAACGCGGAGCGCGCGAAGGCGATGGCGGGGCAGCGGGCGCTCCTCGTCTATGTCGGCGCCGGCTGGTGCGAACCGTGTCAGCAGTTCCACCGCGCCGCCGTCCGCGGCGATCTGGACGGCGACCTGCCAGCGCTCACGCTGCTCGAGTTCGACGCCGATCGCGACGGCGAGCGGCTGCGTGCGGCAGGCTACGCGTCGACCTACATCCCGCTGTTCGCGCTGCCCGGCGATGGCGGTCGCGCCAGCGGGAAATTCATCGAGGGCGGGATCAAGGGAGACGCGGCAGCCAAGGAGATCGTGCCGCGACTCCTGAAGCTGCTCGCGTCCGGCTGA
- a CDS encoding sigma 54-interacting transcriptional regulator — MAGEREGAKGPSDLATEILAREEVTSRGLRLVAHWNGGSVAVDLPASGTITMGRGEGADVLLDATSVSRRHATLHLGDPLFVEDLGSSNGTFVDGQRLAPQTKVVVRVGNLIEVGTVLVGLHGNAKAAAPPVEVDDVTVAAPAMVRAIQLADLVARGKLSVLIQGETGVGKELVAARIHAQSPRRAGPFRVLRCASVEEAQVDAELFGLDKDGPSAGQAGLLEQANGGTLVLDDLGDLPLGTQGKLLRVIEAGAVTRVGGHVARPVDVRLVACTSRGLESLVAAGRFRQDLYFRLDGFSLRVPALRDRLEDIPALARAFAREAARDEGRQEPTLEADAVARLVAHAWPGNVRELKTVIVRTVLFEPSASIRAEHLAWTSAERGRDSAESRERQRVAEALEKSAGNQTRAAKLLGISRRTLLNRLDAFGLPRPRKKADEDE; from the coding sequence ATGGCGGGTGAACGTGAGGGGGCGAAGGGACCTAGTGATCTCGCGACCGAGATCTTGGCGCGGGAGGAGGTCACTTCGCGAGGTCTTCGGCTTGTGGCGCACTGGAACGGCGGGTCGGTCGCTGTCGACCTCCCCGCGAGCGGCACCATCACCATGGGACGCGGCGAAGGCGCCGATGTCCTTCTTGACGCAACGTCGGTCTCGCGTCGGCATGCGACGCTGCATCTGGGTGATCCGCTGTTCGTCGAGGACCTTGGGAGCTCCAACGGCACGTTCGTCGACGGTCAGCGGCTCGCGCCGCAGACCAAGGTGGTCGTCCGCGTCGGCAACCTCATTGAGGTGGGAACGGTCCTCGTCGGGCTTCACGGCAACGCGAAAGCCGCTGCGCCTCCGGTGGAGGTCGATGATGTCACCGTGGCCGCCCCGGCGATGGTGCGCGCCATTCAACTCGCGGACTTGGTCGCGCGAGGGAAGTTGAGCGTGCTCATTCAAGGGGAGACGGGCGTCGGCAAGGAGCTCGTGGCGGCGCGCATTCACGCCCAGTCACCGCGCCGCGCGGGCCCCTTCCGCGTGCTGCGGTGCGCCTCTGTCGAGGAGGCCCAGGTTGATGCCGAGCTCTTCGGCCTCGACAAGGACGGGCCCTCAGCAGGTCAAGCCGGCCTCTTGGAGCAAGCGAATGGTGGCACGCTCGTGCTGGACGACCTCGGCGACTTGCCCCTTGGGACCCAAGGCAAACTGCTTCGCGTCATCGAAGCCGGCGCCGTGACGCGTGTGGGCGGTCACGTGGCGCGCCCCGTTGATGTCCGCCTCGTGGCGTGCACAAGCCGTGGGCTCGAGAGCCTCGTTGCCGCTGGCCGCTTTCGGCAGGATCTCTATTTTCGCCTCGACGGCTTTTCGCTTCGTGTCCCCGCGCTCCGGGATCGCCTGGAGGACATTCCGGCTCTCGCGCGGGCCTTCGCGCGCGAGGCCGCTCGCGACGAGGGTCGCCAAGAGCCGACGCTAGAGGCCGACGCGGTGGCGCGGCTCGTGGCTCATGCGTGGCCGGGCAACGTTCGGGAGTTGAAGACGGTCATCGTGAGGACCGTGCTCTTTGAACCGAGCGCTTCGATTCGTGCGGAGCACCTCGCGTGGACGTCGGCGGAGCGTGGCCGAGACTCGGCCGAGAGCAGAGAGCGGCAGCGCGTCGCCGAGGCCCTCGAGAAGAGCGCCGGCAACCAGACCCGTGCGGCCAAGCTCCTGGGAATTTCTCGTCGCACGTTGCTCAATCGGCTCGATGCCTTTGGCCTGCCGCGGCCGCGCAAGAAGGCCGACGAAGACGAATGA
- a CDS encoding protein kinase: MATVHLGRLMGPAGFARTVAIKRLHAQFAHDPTFVAMFLDEARLAARLRHQNVVPILDVVAQDGELFLVMEYVHGESLSRLVRLQGSAGVEPSIAVGIVVGALHGLHAAHEARGEDGELLGLVHRDVSPQNILLGVDGVARLLDFGIAKAAGRMQTTEEGVLKGKAAYMAPELLLGEPADRRGDVWAASVVLWELLAGRALFVADSPGATVQRVLGLEIPGPGASAQLDAVVLRGLSRDPEARFPTARAMAIALEEVCAPATGRALGEWVELRAGDALVERQGVLRAIESGSDSLGADASARAELAELVTPGPRARTGARGASPTPPTPPSEEATGVVHARGVEPAVLSPPAREEPRVPKRRLGWAALAVLVLAGVALALVAQRASRTPVASHPSARGLGEAGSWRPRATLPPAPAPSDEPRAPTASPSAEVRAIPVGSTPMASSAATTRPLRPPAPRVPSKAPPADCEPPFRIVDGIKVPKRECL, encoded by the coding sequence ATGGCGACGGTTCACCTCGGGCGTTTGATGGGGCCCGCCGGCTTCGCTCGCACCGTGGCCATCAAGCGGCTCCACGCGCAGTTCGCGCACGACCCTACCTTCGTTGCGATGTTCCTTGACGAAGCGAGGCTCGCAGCGAGGCTCCGTCATCAGAATGTCGTGCCGATTCTCGACGTGGTGGCTCAGGACGGTGAGCTCTTTCTCGTCATGGAATACGTGCACGGTGAGTCGCTGAGTCGCCTCGTGCGCCTCCAGGGCTCCGCGGGCGTCGAGCCGTCGATCGCGGTGGGCATCGTGGTCGGCGCGCTCCACGGCCTGCATGCGGCTCATGAAGCGCGGGGCGAAGACGGCGAGCTCCTTGGGCTCGTTCATCGCGACGTGTCGCCGCAGAACATTCTTCTTGGCGTTGACGGCGTCGCGAGGCTCCTCGATTTCGGCATCGCCAAAGCCGCCGGACGCATGCAGACGACCGAGGAAGGCGTGCTCAAAGGCAAAGCCGCGTACATGGCTCCCGAGCTGTTGCTCGGTGAACCCGCCGACCGACGCGGCGACGTTTGGGCGGCGAGTGTCGTCTTGTGGGAGTTGCTCGCGGGCCGAGCTCTTTTCGTCGCCGACTCGCCCGGCGCCACGGTTCAGCGCGTACTCGGGCTGGAGATTCCGGGGCCCGGTGCGAGCGCGCAGCTCGACGCCGTGGTCTTGCGCGGCCTGTCGCGTGATCCCGAGGCTCGCTTCCCAACGGCTCGCGCGATGGCCATCGCCCTGGAAGAGGTCTGTGCTCCGGCGACGGGTCGCGCCCTTGGCGAGTGGGTGGAACTGCGTGCGGGTGACGCGCTCGTCGAACGGCAAGGAGTGCTGCGCGCCATTGAGAGCGGTAGCGACTCCCTCGGCGCCGATGCCAGCGCGCGCGCCGAGCTCGCGGAGTTGGTGACCCCCGGACCAAGGGCGAGGACGGGAGCACGCGGCGCTTCGCCGACGCCCCCGACGCCCCCCAGCGAGGAGGCGACGGGCGTCGTACACGCTCGCGGCGTTGAACCGGCGGTGCTGTCTCCGCCCGCGCGGGAGGAGCCCCGGGTTCCGAAGCGACGCCTCGGGTGGGCGGCGCTCGCGGTCCTCGTCCTCGCGGGGGTCGCGCTCGCGCTCGTGGCTCAACGGGCGAGTCGCACTCCCGTCGCATCGCATCCCTCAGCCCGCGGGCTCGGCGAGGCAGGGTCCTGGCGCCCTCGCGCTACGCTTCCTCCGGCGCCCGCGCCGTCCGACGAGCCGCGCGCACCGACCGCGTCGCCGTCGGCCGAAGTTCGCGCGATTCCCGTCGGGTCCACGCCGATGGCGTCTTCCGCGGCGACCACGCGCCCGCTGCGTCCGCCGGCACCGAGGGTTCCCTCGAAGGCGCCGCCGGCAGACTGCGAGCCACCGTTTCGCATCGTCGATGGCATTAAGGTTCCGAAACGTGAGTGCCTCTGA
- a CDS encoding TIGR02266 family protein yields the protein MEQRAHHRTEVQVEVTLHSDSHFFVGLTNDISSGGLFVSTYKPLELGSKIELEFTLPEGVVRVIGTVRWRRDSTEMTPGVGIAFENLPAETHAIIKRFCDRRPPLYYDLDE from the coding sequence GTGGAGCAACGGGCGCACCACCGCACCGAGGTCCAGGTGGAGGTGACGCTCCACAGCGACTCGCATTTCTTCGTCGGCCTGACGAACGACATCTCCAGCGGCGGCCTGTTCGTGTCGACGTACAAGCCGCTAGAGCTCGGCTCCAAGATCGAGCTCGAGTTCACGCTGCCGGAGGGCGTCGTGCGCGTCATCGGCACCGTGCGGTGGCGCCGCGACTCCACCGAGATGACCCCCGGCGTGGGCATCGCCTTCGAGAATCTGCCGGCCGAGACGCACGCGATCATCAAGCGCTTCTGCGACCGGCGGCCGCCCCTCTACTACGATCTCGACGAGTAG
- a CDS encoding UbiD family decarboxylase, whose protein sequence is MAYASLAECVRDLEASRQLVRLSVEIDPRLEAAAIQRRVFRAGGPALLFERLRGTPFPAVANLFGTKERARFLFRDALAGVRALVDAKVDVGRLLRAPSLALRVPGAALHALPRTVRSGPVLANETRIGALPAIVSWPDDGGPFITLPQVFTEDPDQRGLLGSNLGMYRVQLGGNAYAPDREVGLHYQLHRGIGVHHAAAIRRGEPLEVSIFIGGPPAMTLAAVMPLPEGLPEIAFAGALGGRAIRMIRPPEGQGTHVHADADFCIRGTIVQGVLKPEGPFGDHLGYYAKEHPFPVLAVRSVHHRDGAIWPFTTVGRPPQEDTLFGELIHELTAPLVPEVLPGVVGVNAVDAAGVHPLLLAVGRERYVPYADEQEPMELLTQASAILGQGQLSLAKYLLIAADGTDKPPLHDVGAFLSHVLERFDPRRDLHFHARTTIDTLDYSGVSLNHGSKLVVAAAGPKKRSLGRSVPSQVTWPQGTGRPAVALPGVLAIGAGPASRESSRGLRLFCEALERSLSRDAVQALADAFPLIVLVDDAEFAARSVDNLVWVTFTRSNPAVDVDGVMAFMEHKAWGCRGSLVIDARIKAHHAPELVEDEAVSRRVEALAVRGGPLAGLF, encoded by the coding sequence TTGGCCTACGCGTCCCTCGCCGAATGCGTGCGCGACCTCGAAGCGTCGCGCCAGCTCGTTCGACTCTCCGTCGAAATCGATCCGCGCCTCGAAGCGGCGGCCATTCAGCGGCGTGTCTTCCGCGCCGGTGGCCCGGCGTTGCTCTTCGAGCGACTCCGCGGCACTCCGTTTCCGGCGGTCGCGAATCTCTTTGGCACCAAAGAACGCGCCCGCTTTCTCTTTCGCGACGCGTTGGCGGGCGTCCGCGCGCTCGTGGACGCGAAGGTCGATGTCGGCCGACTGCTTCGCGCTCCTTCGCTGGCCCTGCGCGTTCCTGGGGCGGCGCTTCACGCGTTGCCGCGCACGGTCCGCAGTGGCCCCGTGCTCGCAAACGAGACGCGCATCGGGGCGCTGCCCGCGATCGTCTCGTGGCCCGACGACGGCGGGCCGTTCATCACCCTGCCGCAGGTGTTCACGGAAGACCCCGACCAACGAGGGCTTCTTGGCTCGAACCTCGGCATGTACCGCGTGCAGCTCGGGGGCAACGCCTACGCTCCGGACCGCGAGGTTGGCCTCCACTACCAGCTCCACCGCGGCATCGGCGTTCATCACGCTGCGGCCATTCGCCGGGGTGAACCGCTCGAGGTCAGCATCTTCATTGGCGGTCCGCCGGCCATGACCTTGGCGGCCGTGATGCCGCTGCCGGAAGGCCTGCCGGAGATCGCCTTCGCCGGCGCCCTCGGCGGCCGCGCCATCCGCATGATCCGCCCGCCGGAAGGGCAAGGCACGCACGTGCATGCCGACGCCGACTTCTGCATTCGGGGCACCATCGTGCAAGGCGTCCTCAAGCCCGAGGGTCCATTCGGCGACCACCTTGGCTATTACGCGAAGGAGCACCCCTTCCCGGTGCTCGCCGTTCGCTCCGTGCATCACCGGGACGGCGCCATCTGGCCCTTCACCACGGTCGGCCGACCGCCACAGGAAGACACGCTCTTCGGCGAGCTCATCCACGAACTGACGGCGCCGCTGGTGCCCGAGGTCTTGCCCGGCGTCGTTGGCGTGAACGCCGTCGACGCCGCGGGCGTGCATCCGCTGCTGCTCGCCGTGGGCCGCGAGCGGTACGTGCCCTACGCCGACGAGCAGGAGCCGATGGAACTCTTGACGCAGGCGTCAGCCATCTTGGGACAAGGGCAGCTCTCCTTGGCGAAGTACCTGCTCATCGCCGCCGACGGGACCGACAAGCCGCCGCTCCACGACGTCGGCGCCTTCCTTTCGCACGTGCTCGAGCGCTTTGATCCGCGCCGCGACCTCCATTTTCACGCGCGAACGACCATCGACACGCTCGACTACTCCGGCGTGTCACTGAACCACGGATCGAAGCTCGTGGTCGCCGCGGCTGGCCCGAAGAAGCGGAGCCTCGGCCGCAGCGTTCCGAGCCAAGTCACGTGGCCGCAAGGGACCGGTCGCCCCGCGGTTGCGCTTCCCGGCGTGCTCGCCATCGGCGCCGGCCCCGCGAGCCGCGAGTCGTCGCGCGGCCTCCGACTCTTCTGCGAGGCGCTCGAGCGTTCCCTTTCGCGCGATGCCGTGCAGGCACTGGCCGACGCGTTTCCCCTCATCGTGCTCGTCGACGACGCCGAATTCGCGGCGCGCTCCGTCGACAACTTGGTGTGGGTCACCTTCACGCGGTCAAACCCGGCGGTGGACGTCGACGGCGTGATGGCCTTCATGGAGCACAAGGCGTGGGGCTGCCGCGGCTCGCTCGTCATCGACGCGCGCATCAAAGCGCACCACGCGCCGGAGCTGGTCGAAGACGAGGCGGTGTCGCGTCGCGTCGAGGCGCTGGCCGTCCGCGGAGGCCCGCTGGCGGGCCTCTTCTGA
- a CDS encoding VWA domain-containing protein, translated as MRSEFNRALLAGLLSACALTPSLGGCGDDGNNGDANGGGGGGGEDSGGFTNQGDGGGTGLAKCATESKKAEVKPVDLMIGLDTSFSMDFDRKWLSVQAALKSFVQNPGLAGLGVGVQYFPLRKQCSVTDYSAPAVPITDLPAAAAPVSQSLDGQQMFGGTPMVPMLQGLNTYMKTFAAQHPERKPVIVLATDGIPDDTCKGAVNGSTPNTIDNAVAAAKASFTGSPPVSVFVIGVGTELSALNGIGQAGGTGNAILVDTTQNVEQAFLDALQSIRRTAIPCDYDIPSLGSAPDPNKINVNFVRSSGEELFLYVGNAADCAKAETNGWYFDDANAPKKVILCPKTCDKVKSVDDGKIDVVFGCDRITIR; from the coding sequence ATGCGAAGCGAATTCAACCGGGCTCTCCTTGCGGGTCTCCTCTCAGCGTGCGCGCTCACGCCCTCCCTCGGAGGGTGTGGCGACGACGGCAACAACGGCGACGCCAACGGCGGTGGAGGCGGTGGCGGCGAAGACAGCGGCGGCTTCACCAATCAAGGAGACGGCGGCGGCACGGGGCTCGCCAAGTGCGCCACCGAGTCGAAGAAGGCTGAGGTCAAGCCGGTCGATCTCATGATCGGGCTCGACACCTCCTTCTCGATGGACTTCGACCGCAAGTGGCTCAGCGTGCAGGCCGCGCTCAAGTCGTTCGTCCAGAACCCCGGGCTAGCCGGACTCGGCGTGGGCGTGCAGTACTTTCCCCTCCGGAAGCAGTGCAGCGTGACCGACTACTCGGCGCCGGCGGTTCCCATCACCGACCTGCCGGCGGCCGCGGCGCCCGTGAGCCAGTCGCTCGATGGCCAGCAGATGTTCGGCGGGACGCCCATGGTGCCGATGCTCCAGGGACTCAACACGTACATGAAGACCTTTGCGGCGCAGCATCCCGAGCGCAAGCCGGTCATCGTGCTCGCGACCGACGGCATCCCCGATGACACGTGCAAGGGGGCGGTGAACGGCTCGACGCCCAACACCATCGACAACGCGGTCGCGGCCGCGAAGGCGTCCTTCACGGGCTCGCCGCCGGTGAGTGTTTTCGTCATCGGCGTGGGCACGGAGTTGAGCGCGCTCAACGGCATTGGGCAGGCCGGCGGAACCGGCAACGCCATCCTCGTCGACACGACGCAGAACGTGGAGCAAGCCTTCTTGGATGCGCTCCAATCGATCCGCCGCACGGCAATCCCGTGCGACTACGACATCCCGTCGCTCGGAAGCGCGCCGGACCCCAACAAGATCAACGTGAACTTCGTCCGCTCCTCCGGCGAGGAGCTCTTCCTCTACGTCGGTAACGCCGCCGACTGCGCCAAGGCCGAGACGAACGGTTGGTACTTCGACGACGCCAACGCGCCGAAGAAGGTCATCCTCTGCCCCAAGACTTGCGACAAAGTGAAGTCCGTCGACGATGGGAAGATCGACGTCGTCTTCGGCTGCGACCGCATCACGATTCGCTGA
- a CDS encoding FKBP-type peptidyl-prolyl cis-trans isomerase, producing MIALPPLAQGTTFAGEYRILELLSHTNHLALYGAIHTPSGEQRVLELIFSPVVPGQAFRDRFIRAASSTSAAAGPIIPRVLAAAIDPTSMVPFIAMEPFRGEVLATASMRGGGMQAADALSLLGQVAAGLGQLHAVGVLHGGLRPEAVVLTADPTQRTAVKLINGALAKVLGDARVATAPSAVPCDPAWAAPEQIEGHEPSPASDVYSLGLLAFTVLTGQRIWRGTADAQIAREAVKDALPVPTVRAYELGRGGSLPSAFDGWFARCGARNPAERFPSPGAAFAELQLIFQRAAAQFTGSISPMTSAHLVVPPRPTPKSGAGVLLAVGGILAGVIALGALGAVAYKGVVRYQERALEARRAAEKAAASETKTSSAEVTTPEAARPEGSDGPSVDIGSLPTARSGRDRRERDERRAEARAEAAPKAETREVPARVEETSTSAATSPAALAEGKASSAPPAKLQVVDLSAGRGKAVASGDKITVRYTAKRQADGVVYDGSHAVAPFSFTLGQGRVTKGWELGIPGMKVGGKRRLVVPPQLAYGEKGLGSAVPPNATLVFDLELVSVD from the coding sequence ATGATCGCTCTCCCTCCGCTAGCCCAAGGCACCACGTTCGCTGGCGAGTACCGAATTCTCGAGCTCCTCTCGCATACGAACCACCTCGCGCTGTACGGGGCGATTCACACGCCCAGCGGCGAGCAACGCGTCCTCGAGCTCATCTTCTCGCCGGTCGTGCCCGGGCAAGCCTTCCGCGACCGCTTCATCCGAGCCGCCTCGTCGACGAGTGCCGCTGCGGGTCCGATCATCCCGCGTGTCTTGGCGGCGGCCATCGACCCGACCTCGATGGTGCCCTTCATCGCGATGGAGCCCTTCCGCGGTGAGGTCCTCGCCACGGCGTCGATGCGCGGCGGAGGCATGCAGGCGGCGGACGCCTTGTCGCTCCTCGGCCAGGTCGCCGCCGGCCTCGGCCAGCTTCACGCGGTTGGCGTCCTTCACGGCGGTCTTCGACCGGAGGCCGTGGTGCTCACCGCCGACCCGACGCAGCGCACGGCGGTCAAGCTCATCAACGGAGCCCTCGCGAAGGTGCTCGGCGACGCTCGCGTCGCGACGGCACCGAGCGCGGTTCCCTGCGATCCGGCGTGGGCCGCGCCCGAGCAGATCGAAGGGCACGAGCCGAGCCCCGCCAGCGACGTCTACTCGCTGGGCCTCTTGGCCTTCACGGTGCTCACGGGGCAACGAATCTGGCGCGGCACGGCCGACGCTCAGATCGCCCGCGAAGCCGTGAAAGACGCGCTGCCGGTCCCCACGGTCCGCGCCTATGAGCTCGGGCGTGGTGGCTCGTTGCCCAGCGCCTTTGACGGATGGTTCGCGCGTTGCGGCGCGCGAAATCCCGCGGAGCGCTTCCCGAGCCCCGGCGCCGCGTTCGCGGAGCTCCAGCTCATCTTCCAGCGCGCCGCGGCTCAATTCACCGGCAGCATCAGCCCCATGACGAGCGCGCACCTGGTCGTGCCGCCGCGGCCCACGCCGAAGTCCGGAGCGGGCGTGCTCCTCGCCGTCGGCGGCATCTTGGCCGGTGTCATCGCCCTCGGCGCCCTCGGCGCGGTCGCGTACAAGGGCGTCGTTCGCTACCAAGAGCGTGCGCTCGAAGCCCGCCGGGCGGCCGAGAAGGCCGCTGCGTCGGAGACCAAGACGAGCTCCGCCGAGGTCACGACGCCGGAGGCTGCCAGGCCGGAAGGCAGCGACGGTCCGTCGGTCGACATCGGCTCCCTCCCCACGGCGCGCAGCGGTCGCGACCGTCGTGAGCGCGACGAGCGTCGCGCCGAAGCGCGAGCCGAGGCCGCTCCGAAAGCCGAGACCAGGGAGGTCCCCGCGCGCGTTGAGGAAACGTCGACTTCGGCCGCCACTTCGCCCGCTGCTCTCGCCGAGGGCAAAGCCTCGTCGGCGCCCCCCGCCAAGCTTCAGGTCGTCGACCTCTCGGCGGGCCGCGGCAAGGCTGTGGCGAGCGGCGACAAGATCACCGTTCGTTACACCGCCAAGCGGCAGGCTGACGGCGTCGTTTACGATGGTAGCCACGCGGTCGCACCGTTCAGCTTCACGCTCGGCCAAGGCCGCGTCACCAAAGGGTGGGAGCTGGGAATCCCCGGTATGAAGGTGGGCGGCAAGCGCCGGCTGGTCGTGCCGCCCCAGCTCGCGTATGGCGAGAAGGGGCTCGGCAGTGCGGTGCCGCCCAACGCCACGCTCGTATTTGACCTCGAGCTCGTCTCGGTCGACTGA